Proteins from one Terriglobales bacterium genomic window:
- a CDS encoding cupin domain-containing protein — MRRLLLAAILLVLLLEFSRAQSKSAGTVQAGDQVVMHARELTWQPLIPEVEMSIVSGDPSKTGIYVLRIRSLKGAKVAPHWHPEDEAITVLAGEFRLGHGEKYDPTQMRPLRPGDFATVPAKMPHYGYLSPGNIVQVHGMGPFVVNWVNREDDPANKKVK; from the coding sequence ATGCGCAGGTTGCTTCTGGCTGCGATCCTGCTAGTTCTACTGCTGGAGTTTTCGCGGGCGCAATCGAAATCTGCCGGCACGGTCCAAGCCGGAGACCAAGTGGTGATGCACGCCCGCGAGCTGACCTGGCAGCCGCTGATCCCCGAGGTTGAGATGAGCATCGTGAGCGGCGATCCGTCGAAGACGGGCATCTACGTCCTGCGCATACGTTCCCTGAAGGGCGCTAAGGTCGCGCCGCACTGGCATCCCGAGGACGAAGCCATAACGGTGCTGGCCGGGGAGTTCCGGCTGGGACACGGCGAGAAGTACGACCCGACCCAAATGCGCCCGCTGCGTCCCGGAGATTTCGCCACCGTGCCCGCCAAGATGCCACACTACGGCTACCTGTCACCGGGCAACATCGTGCAGGTCCACGGCATGGGACCGTTCGTGGTGAATTGGGTGAACCGCGAAGACGACCCCGCCAACAAGAAGGTGAAGTAA
- a CDS encoding xanthine dehydrogenase family protein molybdopterin-binding subunit, translating into MKTALAQSGVSRREFLVTTASSGAALVIGFYLPLDALAQGQVKRIENPNPFNAWVRIDKAGQVTLIVGKSEMGQGVFGTLPMILAEELEVDWAKVRIEQAPTDPRIYSHGTGGSSSIRTSYAPLRRAGATAREMLIEAAAQTWGVSAKDCRAENGAVWNGSRSLSYGELVEKASQLPLPDPNKVPLKDPAKFRIIGTSIPRADVPLKVDGSAQFGMDVKVPGMLYAVVSRCPTFGGKPKGFNAAKAKAVPGVREVVEIPAVADVHSAGGVAIVADSTWAAMQGRDALEVEWDYGPHAAESSESLWKQCRELATKSGKAVRNEGDADAALAKSAKKVEADYQLPFVAHATMEPLNCTVHVRADGAEVWAPTQAPQWAQGVIAQVAGVEPSKVVVHTTFMGGGFGRRYQGDYPVEAAQVSKAVGKPVKLVWTREDDMQHDFYRPAAYHRFQGGLDAEGKPEVWQHRMISTAINSLWSPKDPPEQSEVAGAADLPYAFANLRVEYAPVPSGVPVAWWRSVEASINAFTVECFFDEMAAAAGVDPLELRLRLLAEPRKVKNPVDAEAPPLDTERLKGVLKLAAEKAGWGSPLPKGRGRGIACHYSFQTYVAEVAEVTVEGGNLRVDRVVAAVDCGTVINPDALHAQVESAVVYGLSAALYGEITIAKGGVQQSNFHEYELMRIDAMPKVEVYTVRSTEPPTGIGEPGLPPATPAVVNAIFAATGKRLRRLPIGAEDLA; encoded by the coding sequence ATGAAGACCGCACTCGCGCAGTCCGGAGTCTCGCGTCGCGAATTCCTCGTCACCACCGCTTCCAGCGGTGCGGCACTGGTCATCGGCTTCTATCTGCCCCTTGACGCGCTGGCGCAGGGACAGGTCAAGCGCATCGAGAATCCCAACCCATTCAACGCCTGGGTGCGTATCGACAAGGCCGGCCAGGTCACCCTGATCGTCGGCAAGTCGGAGATGGGCCAGGGTGTCTTCGGCACTCTGCCCATGATCCTGGCGGAAGAGTTGGAAGTGGACTGGGCCAAGGTCCGCATCGAGCAGGCGCCCACCGATCCGCGCATCTACAGTCACGGCACGGGCGGTTCCAGCAGTATCCGGACGTCGTACGCACCGCTGCGGCGCGCCGGCGCCACCGCGCGGGAGATGCTCATCGAAGCCGCTGCCCAGACTTGGGGAGTCTCCGCGAAAGACTGCCGCGCCGAGAATGGCGCCGTCTGGAACGGTTCGCGCAGCCTGTCCTACGGTGAGCTGGTGGAAAAGGCTTCCCAGCTTCCCCTGCCCGACCCGAACAAGGTCCCGCTCAAGGATCCGGCGAAGTTCCGCATCATCGGAACCTCCATACCACGCGCAGACGTCCCTCTCAAAGTGGATGGCAGCGCTCAGTTCGGGATGGATGTCAAGGTGCCTGGGATGCTTTACGCCGTGGTGTCGCGCTGCCCGACCTTCGGTGGCAAGCCGAAAGGCTTCAACGCCGCCAAGGCGAAGGCTGTCCCCGGCGTGCGCGAGGTTGTCGAGATTCCCGCGGTCGCCGACGTGCACAGCGCCGGCGGAGTCGCAATCGTCGCGGACAGCACCTGGGCCGCCATGCAGGGCCGCGATGCGCTCGAGGTCGAATGGGACTACGGCCCGCACGCCGCCGAGTCCAGCGAATCCCTGTGGAAGCAGTGTCGGGAACTGGCCACGAAGTCTGGTAAGGCGGTGCGCAACGAAGGCGATGCCGACGCCGCGCTCGCCAAGTCCGCCAAAAAGGTCGAGGCCGACTACCAGCTACCGTTCGTGGCCCACGCCACCATGGAGCCCTTGAACTGCACGGTGCACGTGCGCGCCGATGGCGCCGAAGTCTGGGCGCCCACCCAGGCTCCGCAATGGGCGCAGGGAGTGATCGCGCAGGTTGCCGGTGTGGAGCCCTCGAAGGTCGTCGTTCACACCACCTTCATGGGCGGAGGCTTCGGCCGACGCTACCAGGGCGATTACCCGGTCGAGGCGGCGCAGGTTTCGAAAGCCGTCGGCAAGCCGGTGAAGCTCGTCTGGACCCGCGAAGACGATATGCAACACGACTTCTATCGTCCTGCCGCTTACCATCGTTTCCAGGGCGGCCTTGATGCCGAAGGCAAACCGGAGGTCTGGCAGCACCGCATGATTTCCACGGCCATCAATTCGCTCTGGAGTCCCAAGGATCCGCCGGAACAGTCTGAGGTTGCCGGCGCCGCCGATCTGCCATACGCCTTCGCGAATCTGCGCGTGGAGTACGCGCCCGTTCCCTCCGGTGTGCCGGTGGCCTGGTGGCGGTCGGTGGAGGCCTCGATCAACGCCTTCACCGTGGAGTGCTTCTTCGACGAGATGGCTGCGGCTGCGGGCGTGGATCCGCTCGAGCTCCGCCTGCGCCTGCTCGCCGAGCCGCGCAAGGTCAAGAACCCGGTCGACGCCGAGGCCCCGCCGCTCGACACCGAGCGCCTCAAGGGCGTGCTCAAGCTGGCGGCGGAGAAGGCTGGCTGGGGAAGTCCGCTGCCCAAAGGTCGCGGCCGCGGCATCGCCTGCCACTACTCCTTCCAGACCTACGTCGCGGAGGTTGCGGAGGTCACCGTCGAGGGCGGCAACCTGCGCGTGGACCGCGTGGTCGCGGCGGTAGATTGCGGCACCGTCATCAATCCGGATGCTTTGCACGCCCAAGTCGAGAGCGCCGTCGTCTACGGGTTGAGCGCGGCCCTCTACGGAGAAATCACCATCGCCAAGGGCGGCGTGCAGCAGTCCAATTTCCACGAGTACGAACTGATGCGCATCGACGCTATGCCGAAGGTGGAGGTCTACACGGTGCGCTCCACCGAGCCGCCCACCGGCATCGGCGAGCCCGGGCTGCCGCCGGCCACGCCCGCCGTCGTCAACGCCATCTTCGCCGCCACCGGGAAGCGCCTTCGCCGCCTGCCCATCGGCGCCGAGGACTTGGCCTAG
- a CDS encoding (2Fe-2S)-binding protein — protein MISFVVNGKPRQVDVDPATPLLWVLRDVLDLTGTKYGCGIAQCGACTVHVDGQATRSCVTAVSEVAGKKITTIEGLAPDRSHPLQQAWIAEQVPQCGYCQSGMLMTAAELLAKNPRPSDKDIDDALGTHICRCGTYQRIRRAVHRAAESPMLPAKASGGAR, from the coding sequence ATGATTTCTTTTGTCGTCAATGGAAAACCGCGCCAGGTGGATGTGGATCCAGCAACCCCGCTGCTGTGGGTGCTGCGGGACGTGCTCGATCTGACGGGGACGAAGTACGGATGCGGCATCGCGCAGTGCGGCGCCTGCACCGTCCATGTGGATGGGCAGGCCACGCGCTCCTGTGTCACGGCCGTGAGCGAAGTCGCCGGCAAGAAGATCACCACCATCGAAGGGCTGGCGCCCGATCGCAGCCATCCCTTGCAGCAGGCCTGGATCGCCGAACAGGTTCCGCAGTGCGGCTACTGCCAGTCCGGCATGCTGATGACCGCGGCGGAACTGCTGGCAAAGAATCCGCGGCCGAGCGATAAGGATATCGACGACGCGCTCGGCACCCACATCTGCCGCTGCGGGACCTACCAAAGGATCCGCCGCGCCGTACATCGCGCGGCCGAATCTCCCATGCTTCCGGCGAAGGCTTCCGGAGGTGCCCGATGA
- a CDS encoding SagB/ThcOx family dehydrogenase: MNNRDLQATWAYHNATKHSHASVRSSTHFLDWANQPLPFKIYPQLQALPLPREVPQTGVATLAAIAEAGGGRQSAATLDVRTLSLLLYFSAGITRQRKYPGGELYFRAAACTGALYEIELYPVVRGLPELEAGVYHFGPADFALRPLRAGDWRGELVDATGSEPAVARAPLILVCTGTYWRNAWKYQARTYRHFGWDNGTLLANLLAMAAALGLPARVVSGFVDARVNALVGADPEREVAFSLVAIGREEEPPPQAPASIPVLTYEALPVSRREVDYPAMREVHTASSFITSAEVAAWRGHLTTREPAASSGPLIRLRPLSDEAVPRDPIERVILRRGSTRRFARAPITLEQLSTMLDRATREIPADFLEPGGELLNELYLTVHAVEGLLPGAYHFRRETLELELLREGDFREKAYFLGLEQELPGDASVAIFFLADLERILERFGNRGYRATQLEAGILGGKLYLAAYALRLGATGLTFYDDDVVRFFSPHAQGKSAIFLVAIGQRPKREEIAASE; encoded by the coding sequence ATGAACAATCGTGATTTGCAAGCTACCTGGGCGTATCACAACGCCACCAAGCATTCGCATGCCAGTGTGCGGTCGAGCACCCATTTCCTGGACTGGGCGAATCAGCCGCTGCCATTCAAGATCTATCCCCAACTCCAAGCTCTGCCCTTGCCGCGTGAAGTACCGCAAACCGGTGTCGCCACGCTGGCGGCGATCGCGGAAGCGGGAGGCGGCAGACAAAGCGCGGCCACACTCGATGTGAGGACGCTCTCCCTGTTGCTCTACTTTTCGGCGGGGATCACCCGGCAACGCAAGTATCCCGGGGGCGAGCTCTACTTCCGTGCCGCAGCCTGCACGGGCGCCTTGTATGAGATCGAGCTGTACCCGGTGGTGCGCGGGCTGCCGGAGCTGGAGGCAGGGGTCTACCACTTCGGTCCGGCTGACTTCGCCCTGCGCCCCCTGCGCGCCGGCGATTGGCGCGGAGAACTGGTAGACGCCACGGGAAGCGAGCCGGCTGTGGCGCGGGCGCCGCTCATTCTGGTCTGCACCGGCACCTATTGGCGGAACGCCTGGAAGTACCAGGCGCGCACCTACCGGCATTTCGGCTGGGACAACGGCACCCTGTTGGCCAACCTTCTGGCCATGGCCGCGGCGCTGGGACTGCCGGCGCGTGTGGTGTCCGGCTTCGTGGACGCCCGCGTGAACGCCCTGGTAGGCGCCGACCCGGAACGCGAGGTGGCGTTTTCGTTGGTGGCCATCGGGCGAGAAGAGGAACCGCCACCGCAGGCGCCGGCCAGTATCCCTGTCCTCACATACGAAGCGTTGCCGGTCTCCCGGCGCGAAGTGGATTATCCGGCGATGCGGGAAGTGCACACCGCGTCGAGCTTCATAACCTCTGCGGAAGTGGCTGCGTGGCGCGGCCATTTGACGACGCGTGAGCCGGCGGCAAGCTCCGGTCCCCTCATCCGCCTGCGGCCGCTGAGTGATGAGGCTGTACCGCGCGATCCCATCGAGCGCGTCATCTTGCGGCGAGGCTCCACGCGCCGCTTCGCCCGCGCGCCGATCACGCTGGAGCAACTCTCGACCATGCTCGATCGCGCGACGCGCGAAATCCCGGCCGATTTTCTCGAGCCCGGTGGCGAGCTGCTGAACGAACTCTACTTGACGGTGCACGCGGTCGAGGGCCTGCTACCGGGCGCGTACCACTTCCGCCGGGAGACTCTGGAGCTGGAATTGCTAAGAGAAGGCGACTTCCGAGAGAAAGCGTACTTCCTGGGACTGGAGCAGGAACTGCCGGGAGACGCAAGCGTAGCGATCTTCTTTCTGGCAGACCTCGAGCGCATCCTGGAACGATTCGGCAACCGCGGCTATCGGGCGACGCAACTGGAAGCAGGCATTCTGGGCGGCAAGCTGTACCTGGCAGCCTATGCGCTGCGGCTGGGAGCGACGGGCCTCACCTTCTACGACGACGACGTAGTGCGCTTCTTCTCTCCGCATGCTCAGGGGAAGAGCGCCATTTTCCTGGTCGCCATCGGACAAAGGCCAAAACGGGAGGAAATTGCTGCCTCCGAATAG